From Rudanella lutea DSM 19387, a single genomic window includes:
- a CDS encoding DNA-directed RNA polymerase subunit alpha, with translation MSILAFQMPDKVVVEKANDFHGVFEFKPLEKGYGVTIGNALRRILLSSLEGYAITSVKFPGVLHEFSSIEGVVEDVTEIILNLKMVRFKKISDMIDSKITVNIKKQSVLTAGDISKFTSSFEVLNPDLVICHIDDTRDLEMEIFVEKGRGYVPADEPRANELPFGHIPIDSIYTPIKNVKYSVENTRVEQKTDFEKLILDIETDGSIHPEEALKGAAYILIQHFMLFSDQNMTFETTKPEEENVVDEEMLHMRKLLKTPLSDLDLSVRAYNCLKSADVRTLGELVRLEISDMMKFRNFGKKSLTELEQLVAEKGLNFGMDVSKYRLDED, from the coding sequence ATGTCAATTTTAGCGTTCCAAATGCCCGATAAAGTCGTGGTTGAAAAAGCCAACGATTTTCACGGAGTGTTTGAGTTTAAGCCCCTCGAAAAAGGGTACGGCGTCACGATCGGAAACGCACTACGGCGAATCCTGCTGTCGTCACTCGAAGGGTATGCCATTACGAGCGTGAAGTTTCCAGGCGTACTGCACGAATTTTCGTCGATCGAGGGGGTTGTTGAAGACGTAACAGAGATTATCCTGAACCTGAAAATGGTTCGGTTTAAGAAGATCTCTGATATGATCGACAGCAAAATTACGGTCAATATCAAAAAACAGTCTGTCTTGACGGCTGGTGATATTTCAAAGTTTACGTCTTCGTTTGAAGTACTGAACCCCGATCTGGTCATCTGCCATATTGACGATACGCGCGACCTGGAGATGGAAATCTTTGTGGAAAAGGGTCGTGGCTATGTTCCGGCTGACGAGCCTCGGGCAAATGAATTGCCTTTCGGCCACATTCCGATCGACTCAATCTACACACCGATTAAGAATGTGAAGTACAGCGTTGAGAACACGCGGGTCGAGCAGAAAACCGACTTTGAGAAACTGATTCTCGACATTGAGACCGACGGCTCTATCCATCCGGAAGAAGCGTTGAAAGGAGCAGCTTATATCCTGATCCAGCACTTTATGCTGTTCTCAGATCAGAATATGACCTTCGAAACAACGAAGCCCGAGGAAGAGAACGTGGTCGATGAGGAAATGCTCCATATGCGCAAGCTCCTCAAAACGCCACTGTCGGACCTGGACCTGTCGGTTCGGGCCTACAACTGCCTCAAGTCAGCCGATGTACGGACACTGGGCGAACTAGTTCGTCTGGAAATCTCCGACATGATGAAGTTCCGCAACTTCGGAAAGAAGTCGCTTACGGAACTGGAACAACTGGTGGCCGAAAAAGGATTGAATTTCGGCATGGACGTATCGAAATACAGATTAGACGAAGACTAA
- the rplQ gene encoding 50S ribosomal protein L17, translating into MRHGKKDNHLGRTHSHREAMLSNMASSLILKKRIETTLAKAKELRKFVEPLLTKAKDDTHQNRRIVFQTLTSKETIKELFGPVADKIANRPGGYTRIIKLGNRAGDNAETCLIELVDFNETLLAAAQEKATARTRRGRRSSGARQAADTAAIPAAEVVADEPVAAEEAPAAEAAVEEAPVAEAPAATEGEAPAEESNDEPKQA; encoded by the coding sequence ATGAGACACGGTAAGAAAGATAATCACTTAGGCCGTACGCACTCGCATCGGGAAGCTATGCTCTCGAACATGGCGTCGTCGCTGATTCTGAAGAAGCGGATCGAGACGACTTTAGCGAAAGCCAAAGAATTGCGGAAGTTTGTGGAGCCATTGCTGACGAAAGCAAAGGATGATACTCACCAAAACCGCCGGATCGTTTTCCAGACGCTCACGAGCAAAGAAACGATCAAAGAACTGTTTGGGCCTGTAGCCGATAAGATTGCCAACCGTCCGGGAGGGTACACGCGCATCATCAAGCTGGGTAACCGCGCTGGTGATAACGCCGAAACTTGTCTGATCGAACTGGTTGACTTTAACGAAACGCTGCTCGCAGCTGCTCAGGAGAAAGCTACTGCCCGGACCCGTCGGGGTCGTCGGAGCAGCGGTGCTCGCCAGGCAGCAGACACGGCCGCTATCCCAGCGGCTGAAGTGGTAGCTGATGAGCCAGTAGCTGCTGAAGAGGCACCTGCAGCCGAAGCCGCTGTTGAAGAAGCCCCTGTAGCAGAGGCTCCGGCCGCTACAGAAGGCGAAGCGCCCGCCGAAGAGTCGAACGATGAGCCGAAGCAAGCTTAA
- the carA gene encoding glutamine-hydrolyzing carbamoyl-phosphate synthase small subunit, whose translation MKHTQQPEALLVLQDGSVYRGLALGKRGTAGGEICFNTGMTGYQEIYTDPSYYGQVIINTTSHIGNYGVQHQLEEESNGVKVRGMVCNFFSQVHSRFTADGSLQDYFEKANIVGIHGIDTRQLVRYIRDKGVMNCIISSEILDPVQLLAELNKVPDMAGLELSSEVCTQQTYELGQEDARLKVAVLDLGVKKSILSNLTDRGAYCKVFPARTPFEELAAWNPDGFFISNGPGDPAAMPYAVETVKQALATEKPLFGICLGHQILSLASGISTYKMHNGHRGLNHPVKNLITGLCEITSQNHGFAVKGDDVRDTNNVEVTHLNLNDNTIEGIRRKDKPAFSVQYHPEASPGPHDSRYLFDEFVQLMH comes from the coding sequence ATGAAACACACGCAACAGCCGGAGGCTTTATTGGTTTTGCAGGATGGTTCCGTTTACAGGGGATTAGCGCTCGGAAAGCGCGGTACAGCAGGGGGCGAAATCTGCTTCAACACGGGTATGACGGGGTATCAGGAGATTTATACCGACCCTTCTTACTACGGCCAGGTGATTATCAATACCACCTCGCACATCGGTAATTACGGCGTGCAACACCAGTTGGAAGAAGAATCAAACGGCGTTAAAGTACGCGGTATGGTGTGCAATTTCTTCTCGCAGGTGCACTCCCGGTTTACGGCCGATGGTTCGCTGCAGGACTATTTCGAGAAGGCCAATATCGTGGGTATCCACGGCATTGACACTCGGCAACTGGTTCGCTACATCCGGGATAAAGGCGTGATGAACTGTATTATCTCGTCGGAAATTCTTGACCCCGTTCAGCTCTTAGCCGAGTTGAATAAAGTGCCCGACATGGCCGGGCTGGAGCTGTCGTCGGAGGTATGTACGCAGCAAACGTACGAACTAGGGCAGGAAGATGCCCGGCTGAAAGTGGCCGTGCTCGACCTGGGCGTGAAAAAAAGCATCCTGAGCAACCTCACCGACCGGGGCGCTTACTGCAAGGTTTTTCCGGCCCGTACTCCGTTTGAAGAACTGGCCGCCTGGAATCCCGACGGCTTCTTTATCTCGAATGGCCCTGGCGATCCGGCTGCCATGCCCTACGCCGTTGAAACGGTGAAACAGGCATTAGCTACCGAAAAGCCTTTGTTTGGTATTTGCCTGGGTCACCAGATCCTATCGCTGGCCAGCGGCATCTCGACGTACAAAATGCACAACGGCCACCGTGGATTGAACCACCCGGTCAAGAACCTGATTACGGGTCTTTGCGAGATTACGTCGCAGAATCACGGCTTTGCCGTGAAAGGCGACGACGTTCGGGATACCAATAACGTGGAGGTTACCCACCTCAATCTGAACGATAATACCATCGAGGGCATTCGGCGGAAAGACAAACCCGCTTTCTCGGTTCAGTACCACCCGGAGGCCTCGCCCGGCCCGCACGACTCTCGCTATTTGTTCGATGAGTTTGTGCAGCTGATGCATTAA
- the eno gene encoding phosphopyruvate hydratase produces MSTIQSIHARQILDSRGNPTVEVDVRTENGFLGRAAVPSGASTGTHEAVELRDDDASVYVGKGVLKAVQNVNELVAPELAGASVFEQSLIDKVMLELDGTPNKGKLGANAILGVSLAVAKAAAQEAGLPLYRYIGGVNANTLPVPMMNILNGGSHADNSIDFQEFMVMPANAPSFSEALRMGTEIFHTLKKVLKSKGLSTNVGDEGGFAPNITSNEEAIQTILQAIEKAGYRPGEDVWIAMDAASSEFYNPETKQYHFKKSSGDKLTSQEMANYWADWCNKYPILSIEDGMAEDDWEGWKMHTDLLKNKIQLVGDDLFVTNVTRLTQGIEQGIANAVLVKVNQIGSLTETIDTVSLAKRNSYKNIMSHRSGETEDATIADLAVALNTGQIKTGSASRSDRMAKYNQLLRIEEELGEVAYFPGLKF; encoded by the coding sequence ATGAGTACCATTCAGAGCATTCATGCCAGACAAATTCTGGATTCACGAGGCAACCCAACCGTTGAAGTTGATGTACGGACCGAGAACGGCTTTCTGGGCCGGGCGGCAGTACCATCGGGTGCTTCAACCGGTACACACGAAGCCGTAGAGCTACGCGACGACGACGCGAGCGTGTACGTAGGCAAAGGTGTGTTGAAAGCCGTTCAGAACGTGAACGAACTGGTTGCCCCCGAGCTGGCGGGTGCTTCCGTTTTCGAGCAGAGCCTCATCGACAAGGTGATGCTGGAACTGGATGGTACGCCCAACAAAGGAAAACTGGGTGCCAACGCCATCCTGGGTGTATCGCTGGCTGTTGCTAAAGCAGCCGCTCAGGAAGCAGGCTTGCCGCTGTACCGGTACATTGGTGGGGTAAACGCCAACACGCTGCCCGTGCCGATGATGAACATCCTCAACGGAGGTTCACACGCCGACAACTCAATCGATTTTCAGGAGTTTATGGTTATGCCGGCCAACGCACCTAGCTTCTCTGAAGCCCTGCGGATGGGAACCGAGATTTTCCACACTCTCAAAAAGGTATTGAAGAGCAAAGGCTTGTCGACCAACGTAGGTGATGAAGGTGGTTTTGCACCCAACATCACTTCAAACGAAGAAGCTATCCAGACTATCCTGCAAGCCATTGAGAAGGCAGGCTACCGCCCCGGCGAAGATGTTTGGATCGCTATGGATGCCGCTTCGTCGGAGTTTTATAACCCCGAAACCAAGCAGTACCACTTCAAGAAATCGAGCGGTGATAAGCTAACATCGCAGGAAATGGCTAACTACTGGGCCGACTGGTGCAACAAATACCCCATCCTGAGCATCGAAGACGGCATGGCCGAAGACGATTGGGAAGGCTGGAAAATGCATACCGATTTGCTGAAGAACAAAATTCAACTGGTAGGCGACGACCTGTTTGTAACCAACGTAACCCGCCTGACGCAGGGTATCGAGCAAGGTATCGCCAACGCCGTATTGGTTAAAGTAAACCAGATTGGCTCGCTGACCGAAACAATCGATACCGTAAGCCTGGCTAAGCGTAATTCGTACAAAAACATCATGTCGCACCGTTCGGGTGAGACCGAAGATGCTACCATCGCTGATTTGGCCGTTGCGTTGAACACGGGTCAGATCAAGACGGGCTCGGCCTCGCGTTCGGACCGGATGGCGAAGTACAACCAGTTGCTCCGGATTGAGGAAGAACTGGGCGAGGTAGCCTACTTCCCGGGTCTGAAGTTTTAA
- a CDS encoding low molecular weight protein-tyrosine-phosphatase → MLSVLFVCLGNICRSPVAEGIFRSLVAQRGLENEISCDSAGTSSYHLGELPDRRTRQNAQEHGLNLTHRARRMIGEDLAQFTYFVAMDEANFDAVLKLSQRSLGLVSDENIFLLREFDPVVGDDPNVPDPYYEGPEVFEEVYQITYRCCEQLLNYLQEIHQLNGE, encoded by the coding sequence ATGCTTTCCGTTCTCTTCGTTTGTCTGGGTAACATTTGCCGGTCACCGGTTGCCGAAGGTATCTTCCGTAGTTTGGTAGCTCAGCGAGGACTGGAAAACGAAATCAGCTGCGACTCGGCGGGCACCTCTTCGTATCATCTGGGTGAATTACCCGACCGGCGAACCCGCCAAAACGCACAGGAACACGGCCTGAACCTCACCCATCGGGCACGCCGGATGATCGGCGAAGACCTCGCTCAGTTTACGTATTTCGTAGCAATGGACGAGGCCAATTTCGACGCGGTGCTGAAACTCAGTCAGCGGAGCCTCGGGCTGGTGAGCGACGAAAACATCTTTCTCCTTCGTGAATTTGATCCGGTTGTTGGTGATGACCCCAACGTGCCCGACCCTTACTACGAGGGCCCCGAGGTATTCGAAGAGGTTTACCAGATTACCTACCGCTGCTGTGAGCAGCTGCTCAATTATTTGCAGGAAATACACCAGTTAAATGGCGAATGA
- the gpmI gene encoding 2,3-bisphosphoglycerate-independent phosphoglycerate mutase, with translation MEKNVILLILDGWGIATQLERSALAAAKTPFIDSLFTQYPHSRLEASGLAVGLPAGQMGNSEVGHMNLGAGRIVYQDLVKINKAVEEHTLDTEPVLVDALNYAKQNGKKVHFIGLVSDGGVHSHIDHLKGLLSIAHAKGLSDVYVHAFTDGRDTDPKSGLGFLSDLQQHLAATTGKLASVTGRFYAMDRDNRWERVRQAYDVMVRGSGTPVGAANVLQAIQASYDEGVTDEFIKPIVVAQEDGSPVATIDEGDVVLCFNFRTDRGREITIALTQRDIPEQEMQKLNLYYLTLTNYDNDFTNVHVIYDKDNLNNTLGEVIAAAGRTQIRIAETEKYPHVTFFFSGGREEPFAGEKRLLCQSPKEMTVYDADGNATVIPVKTYDQKPEMAAYDIRDAIVPELQNKTANFICLNFANTDMVGHTGVFEAVVKAAEAVDACTQAVTEAALASDYSVIIIADHGNADYMVNDDGTPNTAHTTNLVPCILVDNQLKPALHDGKLADVAPTILELMGIAKPSEMNGQSLIQQA, from the coding sequence ATGGAAAAAAACGTCATACTTCTCATTCTCGACGGTTGGGGCATTGCTACGCAGCTCGAACGGTCGGCGCTGGCAGCCGCCAAAACGCCTTTTATCGACTCGCTTTTCACCCAATACCCTCATAGCCGACTCGAAGCGTCGGGACTGGCCGTTGGCCTGCCTGCGGGTCAAATGGGCAACTCCGAAGTGGGGCATATGAACCTGGGGGCCGGTCGTATTGTGTATCAGGATCTGGTTAAGATCAACAAAGCCGTTGAAGAACACACCCTCGACACCGAGCCGGTGCTGGTCGATGCACTCAATTACGCTAAGCAAAACGGCAAAAAGGTACATTTTATCGGCCTGGTGTCTGACGGGGGCGTTCACTCGCACATCGATCACCTGAAGGGACTGTTATCTATTGCCCATGCTAAAGGACTGAGCGACGTGTACGTGCATGCCTTCACCGACGGACGCGATACCGATCCTAAGAGTGGCCTCGGTTTTCTGAGCGATCTGCAACAACACTTAGCCGCAACAACGGGAAAACTGGCCAGTGTAACAGGGCGATTCTACGCCATGGACCGCGACAATCGCTGGGAGCGAGTACGGCAGGCATACGATGTGATGGTACGCGGTTCGGGTACGCCCGTGGGAGCGGCCAACGTATTGCAGGCTATTCAGGCCTCATACGACGAAGGGGTCACCGACGAGTTCATTAAGCCAATTGTGGTCGCGCAGGAAGATGGCTCACCCGTAGCCACCATCGACGAAGGCGACGTCGTGCTGTGCTTCAACTTCCGCACCGACCGGGGCCGCGAAATCACGATCGCGCTCACGCAGCGTGATATCCCAGAGCAGGAAATGCAAAAACTGAATTTGTACTACCTGACCCTGACCAACTACGATAACGATTTTACCAACGTCCATGTCATCTACGACAAAGACAACCTCAACAATACCCTTGGCGAGGTAATCGCTGCTGCCGGCCGGACCCAGATTCGTATTGCCGAAACAGAAAAGTACCCGCACGTGACCTTCTTCTTCTCGGGTGGCCGCGAGGAGCCTTTTGCCGGAGAAAAACGGTTGCTGTGCCAGTCGCCTAAGGAAATGACGGTGTATGATGCCGATGGCAACGCGACGGTTATTCCGGTAAAGACCTACGATCAGAAACCCGAAATGGCCGCCTACGATATTCGCGACGCCATTGTACCTGAGCTACAAAACAAAACGGCCAACTTTATCTGTCTCAACTTTGCCAACACCGATATGGTGGGCCATACGGGCGTATTTGAAGCCGTGGTGAAGGCAGCCGAGGCCGTTGATGCCTGCACGCAGGCCGTTACCGAGGCCGCTTTAGCCAGCGATTATTCGGTCATTATCATTGCCGACCACGGGAATGCCGATTACATGGTGAACGACGATGGTACACCCAACACGGCGCATACCACAAATCTGGTACCTTGTATTTTGGTCGACAATCAGTTGAAACCCGCTCTGCACGACGGCAAGCTCGCCGATGTAGCACCTACAATTCTGGAGCTGATGGGTATTGCCAAACCGAGTGAAATGAACGGCCAGAGTTTGATCCAACAAGCTTGA